The sequence gactacatttatttatatttgggTACAATAGTAAAATTGGAAAAGGAGTGCGAACTAGTTGAGGTGTCTTAAACTTAAAGCCTTCAACCCACCCGGCCCATTACATGACAAATAGCGGACCCGCGGGGAAAATACAGGGAACTGATGTCGCACGACTGAAACGACATCGCAGTGGGTGAGGGGAAGATTATCCTAGAGTAAAAATGTCTAGCGAGTACATATTTGAAAGATGATGACGACAGTAAAGAAGTGCAATGGAGCTATCCGCAAGGACATTGAAGAAGCAAGCTCCTATAATGGAGCTAGCTTTAAGATTATCTCCAATTCTGCCTccaaacaaattgaaaatctCCACGTCGTCATACCTGTCTCGTAGTTGTTCTACTACAAACCTgtttagaagaagaataagaacaagcagaagaagaagaagtgaaTTTGGATTTCAAGTGAAGAACAATACAAATACAGTCTTCTTTTTGTCAAATGATCAGCAGCTGCAGAAGAAGCAGCAGCATATTTTGGTCAGCGAAGGagaatttgatgatgatgatgaagaagaagaagaagaagaagaagaagagacgAATACATTGTCACTGAGTGTGAAGCCAGAGAGGAACATGGCGTTACTCGACGACTACGAATTGGAAGAGCTTGACTATGCTTCTGACCCTAATCATCGAAGCGGTTAGCTCTTTCTCCCTCGTTTCTGTTGGTGAATTCGAAAACGTTTCTTGATAGTGAATTGGTGACAAAATTGCAGGTTATGTGGCTGTGGTTGGGAAGCCAAATGTTGGAAAGAGTACTCTATCGAATCAAATGATTGGCCAAAAGTTGTCCATTGTTACTGACAAACCTCAGACTACTAGGCATCGGATTCTTGGTATATGTTCTGGCCCTGACTACcaggtttgattttctttttcttaattatgctttttgttttatttaatatatgtaacCGTTCGTATGTTGCATTTTAACACATAGTTGCCTCAGAAATTTCTTACATTTAAATGTGAATGGGAATCCAATGcctgaaaattttatatgctGAAGACCCTATTTTGTACAGCTGAACTGTTAGTAAAACTATAGTACTGCTTTTTAGTGTGCTGTTTCTCTCTGTCTCCATCCCTCTATCCAATGGCGTGGTGTGATATTTAAACACATCTACAGTGGCTTAACTTAAAGATTCGCTTGTAGATGGTACTTTATGATACACCTGGTGTTATTCagaagcaaatgcacaagttGGATTCTATGATGATGAAGAATGTCCGCAATGCTGCCATTAATGCAGACTGTGTTCTAGTAATTGTTGATGCATGTAAAGTGCCTGAAAAGGTATACTTTGTTGTTTGTGGAATTTTTTGCCAcatatatttttccttttacatTCTATTTCTTGATTCTAGATTGACGAGGTGTTGGAAGAAGGTGTAGGAAGCCTTAAAGACAAGCCGCCTATATTGCTTGTATTGAATAAGAAAGACCTGATAAAACCTGGTGAAATTGCGAAGAAACTTGAGGTCAGAACTCAATGGTTAATACTTCTTTTATACTTGTATAACTGTAGGAGATGATGCTCTTTTGTTTAATACTCTGGTGGTTTAACACATTGATAGTTGGTTAATACTATGTTAATAACTAAATCAAATGGCAGCACACATTTTTCCGCAAGCTGTTGCTTAATGAACAAATCTCTTCCCCAATTTCCTGGTAGAGGCACCTGACAGTTAAATGCCAGCCAGTCATTTTATGGAATTGTGAATCAAAATTTAGTCTAACATTAGTTGCAATGGTTCATTTTGATACTAGGACCGATGCTTTTCTTAAACGCAATGAGGGGCAGCATATGGGCAGGTTTTTGGTCAGTTTTCTAGTTGGAAACACataattatttgtttgtaGTCTGTTGCATGATTCATGTAGATTACAACTTTACACATGCAACCAAAACCATTTGACTTATATGGTTGTGGAAAGTTATTGTGGTTGTTTGGTAAAGATAAGAAAACTTAATAATCTCATCTTCGACGTCATAAAGTTATTTGTGCTCCTCAAAGATTATATCATAGTTTTGTTGCTTCTTTCAATAACTTTATTGCATTCTTTGCAGTGGTATGAGAAATTCACAGACGTTGATGAGGTCATACCTGTGAGTGCAAAATATGGACATGGAGTGGAAGATATCAAGGACTGGATACTGTCAAAACTGCCATTTGGGCCAGCTTACTATCCAAAGGTACTGAGAGCATTCCTTTTTCTATTACTGTCCTAATTTTAGGAACACATATGTTCACAAATCTAGTAGTTTCTATCATTATTAAATGCCATTTGTACCTTGTGGAGGGTCTACCTATTAGTGTGAGTAATTGGGGactaaaggaaaaaagaggaTAAGTACTAACAGAAAACCCACATGACACTAATAAGGCATGGCATATGTTGCTCtac comes from Ricinus communis isolate WT05 ecotype wild-type chromosome 5, ASM1957865v1, whole genome shotgun sequence and encodes:
- the LOC8273370 gene encoding GTPase ERA-like, chloroplastic, with amino-acid sequence MELSARTLKKQAPIMELALRLSPILPPNKLKISTSSYLSRSCSTTNLFRRRIRTSRRRRSEFGFQVKNNTNTVFFLSNDQQLQKKQQHILVSEGEFDDDDEEEEEEEEEETNTLSLSVKPERNMALLDDYELEELDYASDPNHRSGYVAVVGKPNVGKSTLSNQMIGQKLSIVTDKPQTTRHRILGICSGPDYQMVLYDTPGVIQKQMHKLDSMMMKNVRNAAINADCVLVIVDACKVPEKIDEVLEEGVGSLKDKPPILLVLNKKDLIKPGEIAKKLEWYEKFTDVDEVIPVSAKYGHGVEDIKDWILSKLPFGPAYYPKDIVSEHPERFFVAEIVREKIFMQFRNEVPYACQVNVVSYKSRPTAKDFIQMEIVVEKNSQKIIIIGKEGRALKLLATASRLDIEDFLQKKVYLEIEVKVKDNWRQDEGLLNYYGYGGKIRAL